The DNA segment GTGTGCCCAGATCCTGGCCTGTTATAGAAAGAACTGTGCCAGCCCTTCTTCTGCAGGACAGGTGGGGCAAGGATGTTACTAACTAGGATTTATCTAcagaatgaaataattatatataaggcACTCTGTGTGCTACCTGCTATGTCATTGTCACTGTCGTCCTTGTTTTTACTGTGGCTTTTAGAGGGAAGGGGTGCAGGGAGACTGACTACAGGGTGAACTGTGTCGATTGATTCAACAAAACTTTGCATTTTAGAAGGACTTCTCATGACCATTGACTTTATTTCCATAAATCCCTCAGTTGATTCTTCCTGAGTGCATGAAGCTCCTCCCAGTTTACCTGAACTGTGTGTTGAAGAGTGATGTTCTGCAGCCTGGAGCTGAGGTCACTACTGATGATCGTGCCTATGTTCGGCAGCTGGTTTCCTCCATGGATGTGGCTGAGACCAATGTCTTCTTCTACCCTCGGCTCCTACCACTGGTGCGAGTGAGGATCAGAGTGTGAGACACtgtactgagcacagggcctCCAAGAAGGAGGGGGTGGATTACTTTACACTAAGAAATTTGTTTTTACGTACATTGCATATGACTATCTAGAGACTTAGCTTTCTTAGTTTGTGTGTATAAAGGAGTATGTTGTTCTTGgtgatgtttttttcttcttttgtctagACAAAGTCTCCCCTTGATAGTACCGCTGAACCACCAGCAGTTCGAGCCTCTGAAGAGCGCCTAAGCAGTGGCGATATATATTTGCTGGAAAATGGGCTCAACCTCTTTGTCTGGGTGGGAGCAAGCGTCCAACAAGGTGTTGTCCAGAGCCTTTTCAACGTGTCCTCCTTCAGTCAGATCACCAGCGGCTTGGTGAGAACAGGGTGTCAAGGATGAGATGGGTATGGGAAATACTCTGGTGATTTGACAGTGGGTCAGTGTCATGCTGGTCCCTTTATTATGTATCAGAGAACACTTAGGTGAGGGAAGCGGCTATCActgtttttctggttttcttaTTTCAGATGATAGCTAAATCTGTGTTGTTCCCTTTGGATGGACTTAAAAGTACTTTATCATAGTAATGAATACATTTTTGTTCCAGAGTGTTCTGCCAGTTCTGGATAATCCACTGTCTAAGAAAGTTCGAGGTCTCATCGATAGCTTACGGGCACAGAGAATGCGGTACATGAAGGTAACACAGATGTTCTATGTTTCACAGTGGTGGGGCTGGATATTGAACCTTCTGTGCCAGacaagtactcttttttttttttaaaaagatttatttattaattatatgtaagtacactgtagctgtcttcagacacaccagaagagggcatcagctctcattaaggatggtggtgagccaccatgtggttgctaggatttgaactcaggaccttcggaagagcagtcagtgctcttacccactgagccatcatctctccagctccagacaaGTACTCTTATGCTCAGCGCAGTAGCCCTGCTCTGAGTCCTGGATTTCTTGTCAGGTCATCAGGAAGGAAGCTGGGGAGGGAGCATACGCGTGTATGCGTTCTTCCTTACCATTTGCCCTTCCTTACCATCTGCCTTCTGCCTGTAGCTTATCGTGGTCAAGCAGGAAGACAAGCTGGAGATGCTGTTCAAGCACTTCCTGGTGGAAGACAAGAGCCTAAGTGGAGGTGCATCCTATGTGGACTTTCTCTGTCATATGCACAAGGAGATCCGGCAGCTACTGAGCTAAAGCAAGTGGGTAAATGGCATAGGGTCCCAGGCCAGCTTCCAGGAAGAACCCCAGGATGACAGAGAAATTGGGACAGTTCCATATCGTATAAGTCATGTAAGCTGACCTCAGTTGACTTCTTTTGGGGGGAGGGCGAGATATAAGGAGACACCGTCTTTCTGGGCTCAAATACACTACCACTCTGTCATGTCCTGCTGATCGAAGGTGCCTCAGGCCCCTTACTCTACCCTTTCTCCTGCTAATCCTCTTGTAATGAATGTAGTTTCTCAGTTCACTGTATATGATTCGGTGTTGGGGGTTTGGAGGCAGCTGGGCCCTGGCAACAGTGTGTCCCTTTGGATGAGCCTCCAAGAGGAAGGGCAGGCAGGAAGAAGTGGGAATCCCAGGGTTATTACAGGAGGTGGCAAATTCAGCTCCGTGTCATCAACAACTTCCTATATTAGGGACAAAATATACAGGTGCACAAGAGCTGGGGTACAGGCCGTAGGTGGTGGAGAGTAAAATAGTTGGTCCTTTGGGTGCCTGATGGTCAGTAGCAAAGTCATAGTTACCGAGGATGGATGACTAATCTCTCTACTTCCACTGCGCGTGCTCTCTCTCCCCTGCAATGATTGGTGAGCACTTCGTGGATGAATGAGCCTGGGGTAAGAATTGCAAAACATATTAACACCTTGGGGAAGTAGCAGCCTCCTTTCCAGATGGAGAAGCCCCAATCCTGGATGGTTCTGTAGAGCGCCTGATGGTCAACTTGCAATACCTCACAGAGCCAGCCCACATCCCACTCAGCTTCCACCAGAAACGTTGTTGGGGAGAGGCAGATATGGCTGGAGCCCTGTCTTCCGGTGCCAGGACGTTACTGGGCTTTGGTATTGACTGAGTGGCTGACAAGTTATCTTCCAACTCCAGTTGGCTGGGCAGGACAAGGGCTAGGAATGACCGTGGTCAGGCCTGCCTGCTCCCAGCCCAGGATGCCCCTGCTATggacctttcatttcttttcattggtTTATTTTTCAATGCATCTTTaatttgtaaagaaataaaataagatgtaACCAGTATCCCTCTCATTACTCGCGACTTTTCCCCACCCTGCCTGCAGCTGAGAGGAGTTACGCATGCGCCGCGTGCCCCTATGGCGTAGGACCTAGTCCACTCCCCACCCGCCGCAGGGCGGGGTTTCGTGCTGTCCGAGGGGGTCCGGTGTGGACATGGCTGCTCGCTGTACCGAGGCGGTGCTGGCCGCCCTGGGGGTGCTCAGTGTCTGTTCGGCCAGCAGCTCCGGGTCCGAGGCTTccggggaggcagagagggaggagccGTGGGATGGCGCGGTTTTCCGGCCTCCCGCCGCCCTAGGCGCCGTGGGGATAGCGCGCGGGCCCGGGTCCCCGCCTCCAGGGAACAGAGAGGCGGTGGACCTACCAGTGTTGCTGTGGTGGAGCCCAGGTCTGTTTCCGCACTTCCCAGGTGACTCGGAGCGCATACAGTGTGCGCACGGCGCGTGCGTGGCGTCCCGGGATCGACGGGCGCGCGCCGACCCGCGGACGCGCGCGTTGCTCTTTTACGGCACGGACTTCCGCGCGGCTGATGCGCCCCTGCCGCGCCTGGCGCACCAGAGCTGGGCGCTCCTGCACGAGGAGTCGCCGCTCAATAACTTCCTACTGAGCCACGGCCCGGGCATCCGTCTCTTCAATCTCACCGCCACTTTCAGCCGCCACTCGGATTATCCGCTGCCGCTGCAGTGGCTGCCCGGGGCCGCCTATTTGCGCCGGCCCGCGCCTCCGCCCCGGGAGCGCGCCGAGTGGCGTCGCCGCGGATACGCGCCGTTGCTCTATTTGCAGTCCCATTGCGATGTGCCTTCCGACCGGGACCGATACGTACGCGAGCTCATGCGCTACATCCCGGTGGGTGAGAGagcggcggggcggggcggggcgggggtgggCCGGGCGAACGCCCCACCCTGCTGACCGCCGTGCTCTGACTCGCTTAGGTGGATTCCTATGGCAAGTGCCTGCAGAACCGCGAGCCGCCCACCGTGCGATTACAGGACACAGCCACGGCCACCACCGAGGATCCAGAACTCATGGCCTTTTTGTCCCGGTATAAGTTCCACTTAGCTCTGGAGAATGCCATCTGCAATGATTACATGACAGAAAAACTGTGGCGCCCCATGCATCTGGGTGCTGTGCCCGTGTATCGTGGATCACCCTCTGTGAGGGACTGGATGCCCAATAATCACTCTGTCATCCTAATTGATGACTTTGAGTCCCCTCAAAAGTTGGCAGAGTTTATTGACTTTCTGGACAAAAATGATGACGAGTATATGAAATACCTGGCATACAAGCAGCCTGGAGGCATCACCAACCAGTTTCTTCTGGATAACCTGGAGCACAGGGAGTGGGGAGTCAACGATCCCATGTTGCCTAATTACCTCAATGGCTTTGAGTGTTTCGTCTGTGACCATGAACTGGCTCGGCTGAATGCCGAGAAAGCACATGCATCCTCTCATGGGGACATTCCTGTCCCCGAGCCTCGCATTGCCCAGTCGTCGCACATGAACTGTCCAGTGCCTACCCCTGGCTTTGGGAAAGTCGAAGAGATTCCCGAGAATGACAGGTAAAGGGGTTGCTGGGTTGTCCCGCAGCTGCCAAATCAAACTGCTTGCTTTCTTAGCGCATTGGGCTCACTTTGCTTTAAGTTGTCAGTAGCAGTTggggggctgggtgtggtggataCACCTGTTATTCCAGAGGTGTGGGGAAGTTTAGAAAACTTGAGCACATAAAGTGGAGCCAGGCTATAAATAGCCTGTAAGCCAACGTGAGGATCAGCACCTGAGCTGAGTACCTTTGATGGGGAGCCGGACAACAAAAGATGAGTTTTGGTTGTGCTgtgattaaacccagggctttctgcatACCAGGAGGATATTTTTCTACCTAGTCACACACTCAGCCCAATAAGAGCATTTTGAAAGGATTTTCCCCATCTGCAGTAATCAACTAATCAGACAAActagagtctcactctgtagcctaggctgacctcaaacttgtggtGATCAGAGAGAGCCACCATACCCATGAGAAGCATTTGCATCTTTTTTGTGTGATGGTCAGAGCTTTGAGTATGCTAAGCAAGCCCTCTAGCATTGAGCTGGACCCCAACCCTCCTTTTACTTTGATACGGTCTGACTTGTTCACTCTAAATAGAACTGAAGAAGTGCTTTCAGTAGGTGTATAATTAACACTGGGGGTCAGTGTGGGTAAAGGGGAAGAGAGCTGAGAGCAGGATATGCCTGCAGTGGGGAGCGTGTGCTTGGGAGGTAGAATGGGAAATGTTGAAACCACCCACACAGGCCAGCACAATTAATGTGGAGAGGGATTACTAGAATAGCTCACAGAAAGTGACTTGAACAGTGGGTGGCAGCAGAGGCCTGCTTACATATGCTGCTGGCACAACAGGGTCTTGGTGGTGGAATCTTTCACTAAGAATTTGTCCATTTATGCTGAACATATGATTTActagaagaaaaatcaaaacattagGGAAATAGCCAGGGATTGTAGTGCATATCTGTAAGTCTAATGctaagaagacagaggcaggagtatcaggaattcaagatcatAGTTTGCCACGtacagtgaatttgaggccagcctggctactaGAGACCCTGTTCCACTAACAAAAGATAAttcagaagccgggcgtggtgacgcacacctttaatcccagcacttgggaggcagaggcaggtggatttctgagttcaaggccagcctggtctacagagtgagttccaggacagccagggctacagagaaaccctgtctcgaaaaaccaaaaaaaaaaaaaaagataattcagATTATGCCTTTTCCACACAAGATGTCACTGTACCTTTATTTAGATTTCCAAATAACTGTGAAGGTTAAAACCATCTAAAGGCTCCCTTGCTCTCCTCTAGAATATCATTTCCAGGCTCTGGAGCCTTGGCACAGCCTCCACACTTGAGCGAGACAAGCCTGCAGTGTCAGCTGCTTGGGAGAACTATGATGTCTCTATGTTTGTGACCACCTTCCTATCTCTTGGATGAGATTAGTTTTACTCCACATCTTCTTTCCTTCACAGCAGAGCCTTGTCCTATCCAGAGGCCCAGTAtctgctttattttttgtttgtttgtttttcaagacagggtttgtctttgttgttttttgttttgttatttcctgTGTCGCCTTGGCTGTCCGGGAactgagatccccctgcctctgcctcccggatgCTGAGATTAAAAATATGTGTGCCACTACCATGGCCCCACTTATGATTTCTTTGGGACCACTCAGTCTATTACTGCTGTGGCTCCCCAACTCAGCCTCCCCTCCTGTTTTGTCATTTCAGCTGGAAGGAAATGTGGCTACAAGATTATTGGCAAGGTCTCTATCAGGGGGAAGCTCTCACTGCCATGATCCACAACAATGAGACACAGCAGAGGAAATTTTGGGATTATGTACATGAGATCTTCATGAAACGGAATAAAAATCTCTAACTGCCTTCATGTAAGAGCTGTTAACTTGGAAGACTGCGTTACTGTGGTACCTGAGGCACATCCACCTTTAGTGAATACTCTATGATTGATGTTTTCACTGATTCTCTT comes from the Mus musculus strain C57BL/6J chromosome 14, GRCm38.p6 C57BL/6J genome and includes:
- the Fut11 gene encoding alpha-(1,3)-fucosyltransferase 11 precursor, coding for MAARCTEAVLAALGVLSVCSASSSGSEASGEAEREEPWDGAVFRPPAALGAVGIARGPGSPPPGNREAVDLPVLLWWSPGLFPHFPGDSERIQCAHGACVASRDRRARADPRTRALLFYGTDFRAADAPLPRLAHQSWALLHEESPLNNFLLSHGPGIRLFNLTATFSRHSDYPLPLQWLPGAAYLRRPAPPPRERAEWRRRGYAPLLYLQSHCDVPSDRDRYVRELMRYIPVDSYGKCLQNREPPTVRLQDTATATTEDPELMAFLSRYKFHLALENAICNDYMTEKLWRPMHLGAVPVYRGSPSVRDWMPNNHSVILIDDFESPQKLAEFIDFLDKNDDEYMKYLAYKQPGGITNQFLLDNLEHREWGVNDPMLPNYLNGFECFVCDHELARLNAEKAHASSHGDIPVPEPRIAQSSHMNCPVPTPGFGKVEEIPENDSWKEMWLQDYWQGLYQGEALTAMIHNNETQQRKFWDYVHEIFMKRNKNL